The following proteins come from a genomic window of Panicum hallii strain FIL2 chromosome 8, PHallii_v3.1, whole genome shotgun sequence:
- the LOC112902255 gene encoding laccase-15-like isoform X2: MITQCPIMPNKNFTYRFNVVRQEGTLWWHAHVPGLRATLHGAFVIRPRHGAESYPFPKPHREVPVIIGDWWEKDLVEVAKNMTKNIFTAYARASTVNGLVGDLFNCSGVAKEGYVLDVEPGKTYLLRIINAGLFSEFYLKIAGHKFTVVAADANYVSPFTTDVIAIAPGETVDALLIADAPPGRYYMAALPNQAPLPDTQTPEYATRGMVQYKVSQGPCSGPTSVSSSRGTEEEGCRGPSSGDVPIVPEMPDIHDTVTSFYFHSNLTSLRHHARLPVQRRVDERMFIVLGLGTICKQGHKFCKRGDSKEDILVATMNNVSFQPPAVTSTPLLEAHYYHTGPCGKVQDLPKMPPKLFNFTDEALIPFGPKEMRLEPTYKATLVRRFQHGAIVEIVFQSTAMLQGDSNPMHLHGHDMVVLAQGLGNYDPVKDGARYNHVNPPVKNTVLVPNLGWIAVRFVANNPGVWFMHCHYEFHLSMGMAAVFIVEDGPTMDTSLPPPPVNFPTCGHDIDLMPKISTSVLRKVKPR, translated from the exons ATGATCACCCAATGCCCTATCATGCCGAACAAAAATTTCACCTACCGGTTCAATGTCGTCAGGCAGGAAGGCACCCTATGGTGGCACGCTCACGTCCCTGGCCTACGGGCAACTCTCCATGGCGCATTCGTCATCCGGCCAAGGCATGGGGCCGAGTCGTATCCATTTCCTAAGCCTCATAGGGAGGTCCCAGTCATTATAG GGGACTGGTGGGAGAAGGACCTTGTCGAGGTGGCCAAGAACATGACGAAGAACATCTTTACGGCATATGCCAGGGCATCCACAGTCAATGGCTTGGTAGGAGATCTCTTCAATTGCTCCG GTGTCGCTAAAGAAGGCTATGTTCTGGACGTGGAGCCTGGCAAGACCTACCTGCTACGGATAATCAATGCTGGTCTCTTCTCTGAGTTCTATCTAAAGATCGCTGGGCACAAGTTCACTGTGGTGGCTGCCGATGCTAACTATGTCAGCCCCTTCACCACAGATGTCATCGCCATCGCACCTGGCGAGACAGTGGATGCTCTGTTGATTGCTGATGCACCCCCTGGAAGGTACTACATGGCCGCCCTGCCCAATCAGGCACCATTGCCTGACACCCAGACTCCGGAGTATGCCACAAGGGGGATGGTGCAGTACAAGGTCAGCCAAGGCCCCTGCAGTGGCCCAACGTCAGTGAGCTCGAGCCGGGgtacagaagaagaaggatgcCGAGGTCCATCATCAGGAGATGTGCCGATAGTGCCTGAGATGCCTGATATACATGACACAGTTACATCCTTCTACTTCCACAGCAACCTGACCAGCCTGCGGCACCATGCGCGCCTTCCGGTGCAACGAAGAGTCGACGAGCGCATGTTCATTGTGCTTGGCCTTGGCACCATCTGCAAGCAAGGCCACAAGTTCTGTAAGAGAGGCGACAGTAAGGAGGACATCCTAGTGGCTACCATGAACAATGTCTCCTTCCAGCCCCCTGCAGTGACGTCGACACCACTACTAGAAGCACACTACTACCACACTGGCCCCTGTGGAAAAGTGCAAGATCTTCCAAAGATGCCACCAAAATTATTCAATTTTACTGATGAAGCCTTAATCCCGTTTGGACCCAAAGAGATGCGGCTAGAGCCGACTTACAAGGCGACGTTGGTCCGGCGGTTCCAACATGGCGCCATCGTGGAGATAGTCTTCCAGAGCACCGCAATGCTACAGGGTGACTCAAATCCAATGCACCTACACGGGCATGACATGGTCGTGCTTGCACAAGGGCTTGGCAATTATGATCCAGTGAAGGATGGGGCCAGGTACAACCATGTGAATCCACCAGTGAAGAACACTGTGCTCGTCCCAAATCTTGGGTGGATCGCCGTCCGATTTGTTGCCAATAATCCAG GTGTATGGTTCATGCATTGTCATTACGAGTTTCATTTGTCGATGGGCATGGCAGCTGTGTTCATTGTAGAGGATGGGCCAACAATGGACACATCTCTCCCTCCGCCACCCGTGAATTTTCCTACTTGTGGCCATGACATTGATCTCATGCCAAAGATTTCTACCTCCGTACTAAGGAAAGTGAAACCTAGATAG
- the LOC112902255 gene encoding laccase-15-like isoform X1 translates to MWTLFLFEVSRWTSISQLIFTIIILIHWLTWHGVKQFRNGWFDGVPMITQCPIMPNKNFTYRFNVVRQEGTLWWHAHVPGLRATLHGAFVIRPRHGAESYPFPKPHREVPVIIGDWWEKDLVEVAKNMTKNIFTAYARASTVNGLVGDLFNCSGVAKEGYVLDVEPGKTYLLRIINAGLFSEFYLKIAGHKFTVVAADANYVSPFTTDVIAIAPGETVDALLIADAPPGRYYMAALPNQAPLPDTQTPEYATRGMVQYKVSQGPCSGPTSVSSSRGTEEEGCRGPSSGDVPIVPEMPDIHDTVTSFYFHSNLTSLRHHARLPVQRRVDERMFIVLGLGTICKQGHKFCKRGDSKEDILVATMNNVSFQPPAVTSTPLLEAHYYHTGPCGKVQDLPKMPPKLFNFTDEALIPFGPKEMRLEPTYKATLVRRFQHGAIVEIVFQSTAMLQGDSNPMHLHGHDMVVLAQGLGNYDPVKDGARYNHVNPPVKNTVLVPNLGWIAVRFVANNPGVWFMHCHYEFHLSMGMAAVFIVEDGPTMDTSLPPPPVNFPTCGHDIDLMPKISTSVLRKVKPR, encoded by the exons GCACGGAGTGAAGCAGTTTCGGAACGGTTGGTTCGATGGGGTGCCGATGATCACCCAATGCCCTATCATGCCGAACAAAAATTTCACCTACCGGTTCAATGTCGTCAGGCAGGAAGGCACCCTATGGTGGCACGCTCACGTCCCTGGCCTACGGGCAACTCTCCATGGCGCATTCGTCATCCGGCCAAGGCATGGGGCCGAGTCGTATCCATTTCCTAAGCCTCATAGGGAGGTCCCAGTCATTATAG GGGACTGGTGGGAGAAGGACCTTGTCGAGGTGGCCAAGAACATGACGAAGAACATCTTTACGGCATATGCCAGGGCATCCACAGTCAATGGCTTGGTAGGAGATCTCTTCAATTGCTCCG GTGTCGCTAAAGAAGGCTATGTTCTGGACGTGGAGCCTGGCAAGACCTACCTGCTACGGATAATCAATGCTGGTCTCTTCTCTGAGTTCTATCTAAAGATCGCTGGGCACAAGTTCACTGTGGTGGCTGCCGATGCTAACTATGTCAGCCCCTTCACCACAGATGTCATCGCCATCGCACCTGGCGAGACAGTGGATGCTCTGTTGATTGCTGATGCACCCCCTGGAAGGTACTACATGGCCGCCCTGCCCAATCAGGCACCATTGCCTGACACCCAGACTCCGGAGTATGCCACAAGGGGGATGGTGCAGTACAAGGTCAGCCAAGGCCCCTGCAGTGGCCCAACGTCAGTGAGCTCGAGCCGGGgtacagaagaagaaggatgcCGAGGTCCATCATCAGGAGATGTGCCGATAGTGCCTGAGATGCCTGATATACATGACACAGTTACATCCTTCTACTTCCACAGCAACCTGACCAGCCTGCGGCACCATGCGCGCCTTCCGGTGCAACGAAGAGTCGACGAGCGCATGTTCATTGTGCTTGGCCTTGGCACCATCTGCAAGCAAGGCCACAAGTTCTGTAAGAGAGGCGACAGTAAGGAGGACATCCTAGTGGCTACCATGAACAATGTCTCCTTCCAGCCCCCTGCAGTGACGTCGACACCACTACTAGAAGCACACTACTACCACACTGGCCCCTGTGGAAAAGTGCAAGATCTTCCAAAGATGCCACCAAAATTATTCAATTTTACTGATGAAGCCTTAATCCCGTTTGGACCCAAAGAGATGCGGCTAGAGCCGACTTACAAGGCGACGTTGGTCCGGCGGTTCCAACATGGCGCCATCGTGGAGATAGTCTTCCAGAGCACCGCAATGCTACAGGGTGACTCAAATCCAATGCACCTACACGGGCATGACATGGTCGTGCTTGCACAAGGGCTTGGCAATTATGATCCAGTGAAGGATGGGGCCAGGTACAACCATGTGAATCCACCAGTGAAGAACACTGTGCTCGTCCCAAATCTTGGGTGGATCGCCGTCCGATTTGTTGCCAATAATCCAG GTGTATGGTTCATGCATTGTCATTACGAGTTTCATTTGTCGATGGGCATGGCAGCTGTGTTCATTGTAGAGGATGGGCCAACAATGGACACATCTCTCCCTCCGCCACCCGTGAATTTTCCTACTTGTGGCCATGACATTGATCTCATGCCAAAGATTTCTACCTCCGTACTAAGGAAAGTGAAACCTAGATAG